Proteins encoded together in one Quercus lobata isolate SW786 chromosome 3, ValleyOak3.0 Primary Assembly, whole genome shotgun sequence window:
- the LOC115981771 gene encoding putative pentatricopeptide repeat-containing protein At2g02150 has product MNLIEGVIGFLLSKMLLFLRTLFHVGRRASHRVSPFTVSSSHGSLTACPWIWFTTFLCIIRYPFATKSNPSYFFDDINKELVRTIIQQEQWDDNNRILNLFDSALAPIWVSKVLVELKGDPKLAYRFFKWAGTRIGFRHTTESYCVLIHILFYKRMYSDAHEIMRELVLLRWVLPGCDVFDVLWSTRNVCVPGYGVFDALFSVLVEVGMLEEASECFLRMRNYRVLPKTRSCNALLHGFSKSGKGELSRKFFKEMIGAGIKPSIFTYNIMIDYMCKEGDLGAARSLFQQMKQMGLVLDSVTYNSLIDGHGKVGLLDESVCIFEEMKDVGCEPDVITYNALINSFCKFDRMPQAFEFLHEMKINGLKPNVVTYSTLIDAFCKEGMMQEAIKFFVDMRRVGLLPNEFTYTSLIDANCKLHNLNDALKLANEMLQAGVILNIITYTALLDGLCEDGRIKEAEEVFRAMLKAGVIPNQKTYTALFHGYIKAQKMESAMHILKEMKEKCIKPDILLYGTIIWCLCSQNKLEECELVIGEMKGFGLSTNHFICTTLMDAYFKAGKTTEALNLLQEMQDLNIEINVVTYCALIDGLCKKGMVEEALKYFGNMTDIGIQPNVAVYTALIDGLCKNNSIQAAKKLFDDMSDKGMIPDKNVYTALIDGNLKHGNVQEALSLRDRMIDLGLEFDLPAYTSLIWGLSQCGQVQQARKFLDEMIGKGIIPDEILCICLLRKYYELGNMDEAIDLQNEMVNRGLLTGSGDLEVPNL; this is encoded by the coding sequence atgaatctCATTGAAGGTGTTATTGGTTTTCTCCTATCAAAGATGCTACTCTTTCTGCGCACTCTCTTCCACGTTGGTCGCAGAGCCTCTCACCGAGTAAGCCCTTTCACTGTTTCATCATCTCATGGTTCTCTGACTGCTTGCCCTTGGATTTGGTTCACTACTTTTCTTTGCATAATCAGATACCCTTTTGCCACAAAATCAAACCCCAGCTATTTTTTTGatgatataaataaagaattagTTCGTACTATTATTCAACAAGAGCAGTGGGATGATAATAATAGGATTCTTAATTTGTTTGATTCAGCTTTGGCGCCCATTTGGGTGTCTAAGGTTTTGGTGGAATTGAAGGGGGATCCTAAGTTAGCTTATAGGTTCTTCAAATGGGCTGGAACCCGAATTGGGTTTCGCCACACCACAGAGTCGTATTGTGTCTTGATTCATATATTGTTTTATAAAAGAATGTACTCTGATGCACATGAGATTATGAGAGAGTTGGTTTTGTTGAGGTGGGTTTTGCCCGGTTGTGATGTTTTTGATGTGTTGTGGTCGACGAGGAATGTTTGTGTTCCGGGGTACGGAGTGTTTGATGCTTTGTTTAGTGTTTTGGTTGAGGTGGGAATGCTTGAGGAAGCGAGTGAGTGTTTTTTAAGGATGAGGAACTATAGGGTTTTGCCGAAAACACGGTCTTGTAATGCACTTTTGCACGGGTTTTCAAAGTCAGGGAAGGGGGAATTGtcaaggaagttttttaaggaaatgaTTGGGGCTGGGATTAAGCCTTCAATTTTCACATATAATATAATGATAGATTATATGTGCAAAGAAGGAGATTTGGGGGCAGCTAGAAGCTTGTTTCAACAAATGAAACAGATGGGCCTTGTGCTGGATAGTGTCACATATAATTCTCTTATTGATGGGCATGGAAAGGTTGGGTTGTTAGATGAATCGGTTTGTATATTTGAAGAAATGAAGGATGTGGGTTGTGAACCTGATGTGATAACATATAATGCTCTAATTAATAGTTTTTGTAAATTTGATAGAATGCCTCAGGCTTTTGAGTTTCTTCATGAGATGAAGATCAATGGATTGAAACCGAATGTTGTAACCTATAGCACATTAATAGATGCTTTCTGTAAGGAAGGGATGATGCAAGAggcaattaaattttttgtggaCATGAGACGAGTTGGTCTTTTACCCAATGAATTTACTTACACTTCTCTGATTGATgcaaattgtaaattacataaTCTAAATGATGCATTGAAGCTGGCTAATGAGATGTTGCAGGCTGGAGTTATCTTGAACATTATCACCTACACTGCTTTACTGGATGGACTTTGTGAAGATGGGAGGATAAAGGAAGCAGAAGAAGTTTTTAGGGCAATGCTGAAGGCTGGAGTAATTCCTAACCAGAAAACTTATACTGCCCTTTTTCATGGGTATATTAAGGCTCAGAAAATGGAGAGTGCCATGCATATTTTGAAAGAAATGAAGGAGAAATGCATCAAGCCCGATATCCTGCTGTATGGGACAATTATTTGGTGTCTGTGCAGCCAAAATAAGCTTGAAGAATGTGAGCTTGTGATAGGTGAAATGAAGGGCTTTGGTCTAAGTACAAATCATTTTATATGCACAACACTTATGGATGCTTATTTCAAGGCAGGAAAAACCACAGAGGCACTCAATCTGCTACAAGAAATGCAAGACTTAAATATTGAGATCAATGTTGTTACTTATTGTGCACTAATTGATGGTTTGTGCAAAAAGGGTATGGTTGAAGAGGCACTTAAGTATTTTGGCAACATGACTGACATTGGTATTCAGCCTAATGTTGCAGTTTATACAGCTCTAATTGATGGTCTTTGTAAAAATAATAGCATCCAAGCAGCCAAGAAGCTGTTTGATGACATGTCGGACAAGGGTATGATTCCTGATAAAAATGTTTACACCGCTTTAATTGATGGGAACTTAAAGCATGGCAATGTCCAGGAAGCTTTGAGTTTGCGAGACAGAATGATTGATTTGGGTCTGGAGTTTGATCTGCCTGCCTATACTTCCTTGATTTGGGGAT
- the LOC115980905 gene encoding uncharacterized protein LOC115980905, whose translation MRQLPQAEYKAFLAGLRTVLGMGAWDVEIYSNSQLVVNQVQGSFEAQDSLMKAYLQAVKQIMNKFCTMKVAQVGRAQNRNTDSLATLALSMTEEVPQLIKVELIREPSISIADNVSTTGVDVAMISATRPCWMDPIIDFLAEDRVPDNEKEANKIRRVVARYWLSADRKLYQRSFGGLYLSCLHPEKVNELLFELHNAVCGSHVRGRSLAHRAMTQGFWWPQMQKDAAEYVQAKALANIRDVDVKKFVWKNIVTRFGVPDSLISDNIFQFDNKAFRAFCSDLGIKNRYSTPTYPQSNGQAEATNKAIVNGLKKRLDGAKGMWAEELPNVLWAYRTTPRRSTGETPFSLTYGAEAMMPAEVNLCNARVTGFDPA comes from the exons ATGCGGCAGCTTCCTCAAGCCGAGTACAAGGCCTTTCTTGCTGGATTGAGGACCGTTTTAGGCATGGGCGCCTGGGACGTAGAGATTTACTCAAATTCTCAGCTGGTTGTTAATCAAGTCCAGGGCAGCTTTGAGGCTCAGGATTCTCTGATGAAAGCATACTTGCAGGCGGTAAAGCAAATCATGAACAAGTTTTGTACGATGAAGGTAGCCCAAGTGGGCCGGGCACAAAACAGAAACACTGACTCCCTAGCTACGTTAGCGTTGTCAATGACGGAAGAGGTGCCTCAGCTAATCAAAGTGGAGcttataagggagccaagtATTAGTATCGCAGATAACGTTAGTACAACTGGGGTCGATGTTGCCATGATTTCAGCAACCAGGCCATGTTGGATGGACCCGATCATTGACTTCTTAGCCGAAGATCGAGTTCCAGACAATGAAAAAGAGGCTAATAAGATTCGTCGAGTGGTTGCTCGGTATTGGTTATCAGCAGATCGCAAGTTATATCAGAGGTCTTTTGGGGGACTGTACCTCTCATGCTTGCACCCCGAGAAAGTAAATGAGCTTTTGTTCGAGTTGCATAATGCAGTGTGTGGCAGTCATGTAAGGGGGCGCTCATTAGCACACCGAGCAATGACTCAGGGATTTTGGTGGCCGCAGATGCAAAAAGATGCCGCTGAATATGTGC AAGCCAAGGCTTTAGCTAATATCCGAGATGTAGACGTCAAGAAGtttgtgtggaaaaacatagttacgAGATTTGGGGTACCGGACTCACTGATATCAGAtaacatatttcaatttgacaATAAAGCTTTTCGCGCTTTTTGTAGTGATCTTGGCATCAAAAATAGGTATTCCACTCCAACGTATCCGCAGAGCAATGGCCAAGCTGAAGCTACCAACAAGGCAATCGTCAACGGGTTGAAGAAAAGATTGGACGGTGCAAAGGGAATGTGGGCAGAAGAGCTACCTAACGTTTTGTGGGCTTACCGAACAACTCCCAGGAGGTCCACAGGGGAGACTCCGTTCTCCTTAACATACGGGGCAGAAGCCATGATGCCAGCCGAGGTGAACTTATGCAATGCACGAGTCACAGGATTTGACCCTGCCTAA